One window of the Mycobacterium sp. SVM_VP21 genome contains the following:
- a CDS encoding long-chain fatty acid--CoA ligase: MTSLSTTLIAAADRHPDRIALRCDEVKFTFAGFHAAAARVATLLGKAGIDPGDPVGLMLPNTPAYAIAYYGIMYRGAIAVPMNPLLKAREVQFYLSNSGAKALFATPAFAGEASAGAAQVDAQCWVVDDAGLVGLIADLPEQDAPTDRADDDVAVILHTSGTTGRPKGAMLTHGNLGRNADVCARTLIEIGPDDVVMGCLPLFHVFGLTCGLNSAVLAGAMLTLIPRFDPRKALEVIERDAVTVFEGVPTMYSALLSVAGEFTPDAIRSLRTCVSGGAALPVQTLTDFEKNFGCMVLEGYGLSESSPVASFNHPHRPRKAGSIGTPVEGVQMRVMNLDGVEVPQGELGEIQIRGHNVMKGYWNLPEATATTISASGWLSTGDVGRVDEDGYFYIADRTKDLIIRGGYNVYPREIEEVLYEHPAVAEAAVVGIPHDSLGEDVGAAVVLKEGSSVDPDELRDFVKARVAAYKYPRKVWMIEELPKGPTGKVQKRDIEIPTSEGN; the protein is encoded by the coding sequence TCCATGCCGCGGCCGCCCGCGTCGCCACGCTGCTTGGGAAGGCGGGTATCGACCCCGGTGATCCGGTCGGCCTGATGCTGCCCAACACACCGGCTTATGCCATTGCGTACTACGGCATCATGTACCGCGGAGCCATCGCGGTCCCGATGAATCCGCTGCTCAAGGCTCGCGAAGTCCAGTTCTATCTCTCTAACAGCGGCGCTAAGGCTCTGTTTGCCACTCCGGCGTTCGCCGGGGAGGCCAGTGCGGGCGCAGCGCAGGTGGACGCGCAGTGTTGGGTCGTCGACGACGCCGGTTTGGTCGGCCTCATCGCCGACCTGCCCGAGCAGGACGCCCCGACAGACCGCGCCGACGACGACGTCGCAGTCATCCTGCACACCTCGGGAACCACGGGCAGGCCCAAGGGAGCCATGCTCACCCATGGCAATCTCGGCCGCAACGCCGATGTCTGCGCTCGCACCCTCATCGAGATCGGACCGGATGACGTAGTGATGGGCTGCCTGCCGCTGTTTCACGTGTTCGGTCTGACTTGCGGGCTGAATTCCGCAGTGCTCGCTGGGGCGATGTTGACGCTGATCCCGCGGTTTGACCCCCGCAAGGCACTCGAAGTGATCGAGCGCGACGCCGTCACCGTGTTCGAGGGGGTGCCGACCATGTATTCGGCGCTGTTGAGCGTGGCAGGCGAGTTCACGCCGGACGCGATTCGCAGTTTGCGGACCTGCGTGTCGGGCGGGGCGGCGCTTCCGGTGCAGACCCTCACCGACTTCGAGAAGAACTTCGGCTGCATGGTTTTGGAGGGCTATGGGCTCTCCGAGAGTTCTCCGGTGGCCTCGTTCAATCATCCGCACCGCCCACGAAAGGCCGGTTCCATCGGAACTCCGGTCGAAGGTGTACAGATGCGGGTGATGAATCTCGACGGCGTCGAAGTGCCGCAAGGCGAGTTGGGTGAGATACAGATCCGCGGCCACAACGTGATGAAGGGCTACTGGAACCTGCCGGAAGCCACGGCGACCACGATCAGCGCTTCCGGTTGGCTGTCCACCGGTGATGTGGGACGCGTCGACGAGGACGGCTACTTCTACATCGCCGACCGTACCAAGGACCTGATCATCCGCGGTGGCTACAACGTCTATCCCCGGGAGATCGAAGAGGTCCTCTACGAGCATCCGGCGGTGGCTGAGGCCGCCGTTGTCGGGATCCCGCACGACTCTCTCGGTGAAGACGTCGGCGCGGCGGTCGTCTTGAAAGAAGGGTCGAGTGTGGACCCCGATGAGCTGCGCGACTTTGTCAAGGCGCGGGTGGCCGCCTACAAGTATCCCCGCAAAGTCTGGATGATCGAGGAGCTGCCCAAGGGCCCCACCGGCAAGGTCCAGAAACGCGACATCGAAATCCCGACCAGTGAGGGCAATTGA